A genomic region of Solanum dulcamara chromosome 2, daSolDulc1.2, whole genome shotgun sequence contains the following coding sequences:
- the LOC129880657 gene encoding uncharacterized protein LOC129880657 yields METRRPISIGAQQAETLGQDDDDDLSESESEEEIQQLEEEIRHLEQKVQQMAEKIVDYRTTLPGQLKTTLDSIIAAQRPLFDNPESQPGCSNHPPTCDVEGHGATLAGEVQKEAEKAQLLKQKITSNASAIPIVLNRMKEGMAKIDKLQSSNKVIHPAFKRGRTSR; encoded by the exons ATGGAAACGAGAAGACCCATTTCGATCGGAGCACAGCAGGCAGAGACCCTAGGCCAAGACGACGACGACGACTTGTCAGAATCGGAGTCAGAAGAAGAAATACAACAACTGGAAGAAGAAATACGACACCTGGAACAAAAAGTTCAACAAATGGCTGAGAAAATTGTTGATTACAGAACCACACTTCCGGGTCAGCTTAAAACTACTCTCGACTCCATTATTGCTGCTCAAAGACCCCTTTTTGATAACCCCGAATCTCAACCTGGATGCTCCAATCACCCACCTACGTGCG ACGTTGAAGGGCATGGTGCCACCTTAGCTGGAGAGGTGCAGAAAGAAGCTGAGAAAGCGCAGCTCCTTAAACAGAAGATAACAAGTAATGCATCTGCCATACCTATTGTATTGAACAGGATGAAGGAAGGTATGGCAAAGATTGACAAACTACAGTCTAGCAATAAAGTTATTCATCCTGCCTTTAAAAGGGGAAGAACTAGCCGATAA